One window of Pieris napi chromosome 1, ilPieNapi1.2, whole genome shotgun sequence genomic DNA carries:
- the LOC125049366 gene encoding 40S ribosomal protein S29 gives MGHANIWYSHPRKYGQGSRSCRACSNKHGLIRKYGLNICRQCFREYAHDIGFKKLD, from the exons ATGGGTCACGCAAATATATGGTACTCCCACCCCCGTAAATACGGCCAGGGTTCTCGCTCATG CCGCGCCTGCTCCAACAAACATGGTCTCATCCGTAAATATGGATTAAACATTTGCAGACAATGTTTCAGAGAATATGCTCATGATATCGGATTCAAGAAG CTGGACTAA
- the LOC125049306 gene encoding uncharacterized protein LOC125049306 — MGFIVFSLKRILKLIVYFAFFVTLVLIVPNLPPYTKFSSIQSVPTRERTGELTLNTALNNAEKLYEHKIVGPENFQIWNGELYTSLGTGEIVKCSPGGHVTFITKIGKPCTGLSQEHICGRPLGFSIDEKNGLMYVADAYYGIWKVDLKTDKKQVLVSADKPIEGKIPRVFNSLVVDKKGGIYFTDSSSDFFLNDGVFSSLSDPSGRLFYYNSESKKTKVLVDNIWFANGVVLSPDESFVVVSETFNYRLLKHYISGPKKGKTEVFVDGLPGTPDNLRALPDGSGVQIAMFAVSDIDTPIITRSLSGTPHLRKFISRIAHLIKLPFSYLNQKFPHPILEEIVYYIGSFASVSGLTDISGLIITDWNGNIVASFYNTDKSVVHISDAIVYNDKLVLGSPHSQDFIGAVDIPLFLKQAYKGRRPEEQMSTKQAKPSVKETPKPAQKATSQKSQTQPPTRKPELKQTQPETKSTTQTPETKPTTQKPETKPTTQKPEIKPTTQKPETKPTTQKPETKPTTQKPETKPTTQKPETKPTTQKPETEPTTQKPETKPTTQKPETKPTTQKPETKPTTQKPETKPTTQKSETKPTTQKPETKPTTQKPETKPTTQKSETKPTGKAAASSPGKENKGEPSKAQVKLPENKVSEAIPSENVKGKPKLSKENKKEAKKVAPNHIPIEEEIMSDTVKPSKDRLKVIKKSGPEEIPNPL, encoded by the exons aTGGGTTTCattgtattttctttaaaaagaatattaaagttaatcgtttattttgctttttttgTAACTTTAGTCCTTATAGTGCCCAATTTGCCGCCTTATACAAAGTTTTCCAGCATACA atCAGTTCCAACAAGAGAACGGACTGGTGAACTGACTCTAAACACTGCGTTAAATAATGCTGAAAAGTTATATGAACACAAAATAGTGGGTCCTGAGAATTTCCAAATATGGAATGGCGAACTTTACACGTCTCTAGGCACTGGTGAGATTGTCAAGTGCTCACCAGGTGGACATGTTACTTTTATTACCAAAATTGGTAAACCTTGTA CTGGATTATCCCAAGAACATATTTGTGGTCGTCCTCTTGGTTTTTCAATTGATGAAAAAAATGGATTAATGTATGTAGCTGATGCCTACTATGGCATCTGGAAAGTTGATCTTAAGACTGATAAAAAACAAGTATTGGTGTCGGCAGATAAACCCATTGAAGGCAAGATACCAAGGGTGTTCAATTCTTTAGTTGTTGATAAAAAAGGTGGAATATACTTTACAGATTCTAGCAgtgatttctttttaaatgatGGAGTATTTTCTAGTTTATCAGATCCATCAGGAAG attattttattacaattctGAATCAAAGAAAACGAAAGTATTGGTGGACAATATTTGGTTTGCAAATGGAGTAGTATTATCTCCAGATGAGAGTTTTGTAGTTGTATCTGAAACATTTAATTACCGTCTCTTAAAGCACTACATAAGTGGACCAAAGAAGGGAAAGACTGAAGTTTTTGTAGATGGACTACCAG GTACTCCTGATAATCTACGGGCACTACCAGATGGATCTGGTGTACAAATTGCAATGTTTGCAGTATCTGATATTGATACACCAATAATAACAAGGAGTCTATCGGGCACTCCACACTTAAGAAAGTTTATATCTCGCATAGCACATCTTATAAAACTGCCTTTTTCATACCTGAACCAAAAATTTCCACATCCCATTTTGGAAGAAATAGTGTACTAT ATTGGTTCATTTGCAAGCGTATCAGGTCTTACTGACATATCAGGACTGATTATAACTGACTGGAATGGAAATATTGTTGCATCATTCTACAATACTGATAAGAGTGTGGTCCATATCAGTGATGCCATAGTCTATAATGACAAGCTCGTATTGGGATCCCCACACTCTCAAGATTTTATTGGAGCTGTTGATATACCTCTGTTTTTAAAACAAGCATATAAGGGCCGGAGACCTGAGGAACAGATGTCTACTAAACAAGCTAAGCCTTCTGTTAAAGAAACTCCAAAACCAGCACAGAAGGCAACTTCACAGAAATCTCAAACCCAACCACCTACCCGGAAACCTGAATTAAAACAGACACAACCAGAAACCAAATCAACTACACAGACCCCTGAAACCAAACCAACTACACAAAAACCTGAAACCAAACCAACTACTCAAAAACCTGAAATCAAACCAACTACGCAAAAACCTGAAACGAAACCAACTACACAAAAACCTGAAACCAAACCAACTACACAAAAACCTGAAACGAAACCAACTACACAAAAACCTGAAACCAAACCAACTACACAAAAACCTGAAACCGAACCAACTACACAAAAACCTGAAACCAAACCAACTACACAAAAACCTGAAACGAAACCAACTACACAAAAACCTGAAACCAAACCAACTACACAAAAACCTGAAACCAAACCAACTACACAAAAATCTGAAACTAAACCAACTACACAAAAACCTGAAACCAAACCAACTACACAAAAACCTGAAACCAAACCAACTACACAAAAATCTGAAACTAAACCAACAGGCAAGGCTGCAGCTTCTTCACCaggtaaagaaaataaagGTGAACCTTCAAAAGCTCAAGTAAAACTACCAGAAAATAAGGTATCAGAAGCCATACCGTCTGAAAATGTCAAAGGTAAACCAAAAttaagtaaagaaaataagaAGGAAGCCAAAAAAGTTGCCCCTAATCACATTCCAATTGAAGAAGAAATTATGTCCGACACTGTGAAACCAAGTAAAGACagattaaaagtaataaagaaGAGTGGACCAGAAGAAATTCCAAATCCACtttaa
- the LOC125049350 gene encoding transmembrane emp24 domain-containing protein 1-like — protein MYLLPIGVIICHFYFIKTQEIFESDVNMRVDAGTRTCIFEKGKSGQIMEFFYQVLDGQHGDLDISVDVFSPNGDKIISDHKKSQNSIIMDLEHEGDYIFCLDNTHSLMNSKLVFVYVVIEEKNKKEDSDVSVIGEDEEEHKDEAIVEWFGVDENDETYVIPVSVIIDSVARTLNYVIRARHMLDIYSATKTRDGYLALEDTFIVDVWSACQITLMIFVGTLQVYMIKNLFNGHSRI, from the coding sequence atgtatcTATTACCAATTGGAGTAATTATTTGccatttttactttataaaaacacaAGAGATATTTGAATCGGATGTGAATATGAGAGTTGATGCAGGAACTAGAACATGCATTTTCGAAAAAGGCAAATCTGGACAAATTATGGAGTTTTTTTATCAAGTTCTGGATGGTCAACATGGAGATTTGGATATATCAGTGGATGTCTTTAGTCCAAATggtgataaaattatttctgacCATAAGAAGTCGCAAAATTCCATAATAATGGATTTGGAACATGAAGGTGATTATATTTTCTGCTTAGACAATACACATAGTTTAATGAATTCAAAACTTGTCTTTGTATATGTGGtgatagaagaaaaaaataaaaaagaagataGTGATGTGAGTGTTATTGGGGAAGATGAAGAGGAACATAAAGATGAGGCAATTGTTGAATGGTTTGGTGTAGATGAAAATGATGAAACATATGTTATACCAGTGTCAGTCATTATAGACTCTGTAGCACGTACGCTTAACTATGTGATACGAGCGCGCCATATGTTAGATATCTACAGTGCAACAAAAACCCGAGATGGATACCTAGCATTAGAAGACACATTTATCGTTGATGTGTGGTCAGCATGTCAGATTACTCTTATGATTTTTGTTGGGACTTTGCAAGtctatatgataaaaaatttatttaatggacATAGTagaatttag
- the LOC125049348 gene encoding integumentary mucin A.1-like isoform X2 yields the protein MIIKAVSVFLLLGCIETGYSQSLQCPKVRISSGWLDLFPLPCKKNTECSSVMGKQHLCCKGFCSKGENRQTADLTRSIETSSNVELISPITSTSTITTTTPTTTTTPTTTTTPTTSTTTTTTTTTPSTTSSTTTTTTPKPTTTSTEPPRPFLQILPIQTTPKPSAPLKKGKTQKFVCPKSVPNVLFPIICENNSQCRLTGADEVCCQGQCVKGLPAPRPTIKEQSHQPILGVIPRECPAAPLGELLFEVQSCKTDADCWPRVCCPDGSRSYCRTARARLDLVPVANRIDAPIRMLESYLQCSPPPKFDSFPQSCSSSVDCFPNLCCAEGGKKHCRPPQRSFLSLLAGAAQRFG from the exons ATGATTATTAAGGCTGTAtcagtttttttattgctCGGATGTATCGAAACGG GTTATTCACAGTCGCTGCAGTGTCCAAAGGTACGAATAAGCAGCGGCTGGTTAGACCTGTTTCCTCTTCCCTGCAAGAAAAACACAGAATGCAGTAGCGTTATGGGAAAGCAGCACTTATGTTGTAAAGGATTTTGTTCGAAAGGCGAAAACAGGCAGACAGCAGACTTGACACG aagcATCGAGACAAGCAGTAATGTAGAGCTAATAAGCCCAATCACGAGCACTTCCACAATCACAACAACCACTCCAACTACCACAACCACTCCAACTACCACAACCACTCCAACCACAAGCACCACTACTACCACAACAACTACAACTCCGAGTACAACCAGTTCTACAACAACCACCACGACGCCGAAGCCCACCACAACTTCTACGGAACCACCGAGGCCTTTCTTGCAAATCTTGCCGATACAGACTACGCCAAAACCTAGTGCCCCACTTAAAAAAG GCAAAACGCAAAAATTCGTCTGCCCCAAATCAGTGCCAAATGTGTTGTTTCCTATTATCTGCGAGAACAACTCTCAGTGTAGATTAACTGGCGCTGACGAGGTTTGCTGTCAAGGCCAGTGTGTGAAAGGCCTCCCTGCCCCACGGCCCACAATCAAGGAACAATCACACCAAC cGATCCTAGGTGTAATTCCACGAGAATGCCCGGCGGCACCACTTGGCGAGTTACTATTTGAGGTGCAATCTTGCAAAACTGACGCCGATTGCTGGCCTCGTGTCTGTTGTCCTGACGGTAGCCGGTCTTACTGCCGTACAGCAAGAGCTCGGCTTGATTTAGTACCAGTAGCCAACAGAATAGATGCGC CTATCCGTATGTTAGAGTCGTATCTCCAATGTTCTCCGCCGCCAAAATTCGACTCCTTCCCACAGAGTTGCAGCTCCAGTGTCGACTGTTTCCCTAACTTGTGTTGTGCAGAAGGTGGCAAGAAACATTGCCGACCACCACAACGTAGCTTCCTTTCATTACTAGCAGGAGCAGCCCAG AGATTTGGGTGA
- the LOC125049358 gene encoding NADH dehydrogenase [ubiquinone] 1 alpha subcomplex subunit 8-like produces the protein MLFWQRRSYMFGCLKSIYYHKSKRSKPYSFSLHIIVIRTNIKMVITKNVTLPEFTALNVQEVDLSTATLMSAGPYLGKDCEGINNEFMLCRYESQDPRACLDLGKKVTSCTMQFFKKVKSKCQHEFNQYAHCIDKSSGDYSFAKCRKTQAVFDRCMQEKLGLQRPDFGYFCRARVHDSKSLPPAPRESCPCHSQVPDPTPSLPDCKPRPAARFSSRFHWITE, from the coding sequence ATGTTATTTTGGCAAAGGAGATCTTATATGTTTGGCTGTCTAAAGTCGATATATTATCATAAGTCAAAGAGATCCAAACCATATTCGTTTTCGTTACATATTATAGTAATtagaacaaatataaaaatggttataacaaaaaatgttactCTTCCCGAATTTACAGCATTAAATGTTCAAGAAGTTGATTTATCAACGGCCACGCTTATGTCTGCCGGACCCTACCTCGGCAAGGACTGTGAAGGCATCAACAACGAATTTATGCTGTGCCGGTACGAATCCCAAGACCCCAGGGCTTGTTTGGACCTTGGCAAAAAAGTGACCTCTTGCACTATGCAATTCTtcaaaaaagtcaaaagtaaATGTCAACATGAGTTCAATCAATATGCTCATTGTATCGATAAAAGCTCCGGGGACTATTCGTTCGCTAAATGTCGAAAGACACAGGCGGTGTTTGACAGATGCATGCAGGAAAAGTTGGGTTTGCAGAGACCTGACTTTGGATACTTTTGTCGTGCCCGTGTTCACGATAGTAAAAGCTTACCGCCTGCACCGCGTGAATCCTGTCCCTGCCACTCGCAGGTACCTGACCCTACTCCGTCGTTGCCAGATTGTAAACCTCGCCCAGCGGCTCGCTTTTCCAGCCGCTTTCATTGGATTACGGAGTAG
- the LOC125049348 gene encoding integumentary mucin A.1-like isoform X1: MIIKAVSVFLLLGCIETGYSQSLQCPKVRISSGWLDLFPLPCKKNTECSSVMGKQHLCCKGFCSKGENRQTADLTRSIETSSNVELISPITSTSTITTTTPTTTTTPTTTTTPTTSTTTTTTTTTPSTTSSTTTTTTPKPTTTSTEPPRPFLQILPIQTTPKPSAPLKKGKTQKFVCPKSVPNVLFPIICENNSQCRLTGADEVCCQGQCVKGLPAPRPTIKEQSHQPILGVIPRECPAAPLGELLFEVQSCKTDADCWPRVCCPDGSRSYCRTARARLDLVPVANRIDAPIRMLESYLQCSPPPKFDSFPQSCSSSVDCFPNLCCAEGGKKHCRPPQRSFLSLLAGAAQVKLINLREY; this comes from the exons ATGATTATTAAGGCTGTAtcagtttttttattgctCGGATGTATCGAAACGG GTTATTCACAGTCGCTGCAGTGTCCAAAGGTACGAATAAGCAGCGGCTGGTTAGACCTGTTTCCTCTTCCCTGCAAGAAAAACACAGAATGCAGTAGCGTTATGGGAAAGCAGCACTTATGTTGTAAAGGATTTTGTTCGAAAGGCGAAAACAGGCAGACAGCAGACTTGACACG aagcATCGAGACAAGCAGTAATGTAGAGCTAATAAGCCCAATCACGAGCACTTCCACAATCACAACAACCACTCCAACTACCACAACCACTCCAACTACCACAACCACTCCAACCACAAGCACCACTACTACCACAACAACTACAACTCCGAGTACAACCAGTTCTACAACAACCACCACGACGCCGAAGCCCACCACAACTTCTACGGAACCACCGAGGCCTTTCTTGCAAATCTTGCCGATACAGACTACGCCAAAACCTAGTGCCCCACTTAAAAAAG GCAAAACGCAAAAATTCGTCTGCCCCAAATCAGTGCCAAATGTGTTGTTTCCTATTATCTGCGAGAACAACTCTCAGTGTAGATTAACTGGCGCTGACGAGGTTTGCTGTCAAGGCCAGTGTGTGAAAGGCCTCCCTGCCCCACGGCCCACAATCAAGGAACAATCACACCAAC cGATCCTAGGTGTAATTCCACGAGAATGCCCGGCGGCACCACTTGGCGAGTTACTATTTGAGGTGCAATCTTGCAAAACTGACGCCGATTGCTGGCCTCGTGTCTGTTGTCCTGACGGTAGCCGGTCTTACTGCCGTACAGCAAGAGCTCGGCTTGATTTAGTACCAGTAGCCAACAGAATAGATGCGC CTATCCGTATGTTAGAGTCGTATCTCCAATGTTCTCCGCCGCCAAAATTCGACTCCTTCCCACAGAGTTGCAGCTCCAGTGTCGACTGTTTCCCTAACTTGTGTTGTGCAGAAGGTGGCAAGAAACATTGCCGACCACCACAACGTAGCTTCCTTTCATTACTAGCAGGAGCAGCCCAGGTAAAACTCATCAATTTAAGAGAATACtga